Proteins from one Gemmatimonadota bacterium genomic window:
- a CDS encoding DUF3368 domain-containing protein: MAKSYSHPEVLGWSLGAGESEVLSIALEKSGWMAVIDDATARACARSFGVPVIGTLGVVLRAKRRGLVTSASKIIRELSYAGLYLDDQFVRAVLKQVAGEDWQ; the protein is encoded by the coding sequence TTGGCTAAATCTTATAGTCACCCCGAAGTCCTCGGCTGGAGTTTGGGTGCTGGAGAGTCCGAAGTACTTTCTATCGCTTTAGAAAAATCTGGATGGATGGCTGTTATAGATGACGCTACGGCTCGGGCATGTGCCAGATCATTCGGTGTACCCGTTATCGGGACATTAGGAGTTGTGCTACGTGCGAAAAGACGGGGACTGGTCACATCCGCATCTAAAATTATCCGAGAGTTGAGCTATGCAGGTCTATATCTCGACGATCAATTCGTCCGAGCCGTGCTTAAACAGGTCGCAGGAGAGGATTGGCAATAA